One genomic region from Phycisphaerae bacterium encodes:
- a CDS encoding GNAT family N-acetyltransferase, whose product EEVASASQAGAKAAAESAKLVIAQVNKHMPRTLGDCFIHADQIDFLVEYDEPLLEWPVAQSDDVTEEIADHIARLIPDGATLQLGIGRMPDAVLAHLTDKNDLGIHTEMFSDGVLKLIRSGNITGKYKTIHRGKTVGSFAAGSRELFEFLNNNPQIEMHPSDYTNHPFIISQHDNMVAINAALEIDLTGQVCADSLGQKLYSGMGGHADFMRGAALAKNGKPIIAMPSTARSAEGICSRIVPCLHEGAGVVTTRGDIHYVVTEYGVAYLHGKTMRERAMALINIAHPDFRAELLHAAKRRRLVYPNQIMPPARHEYPDHLEKTYTLRNGQEVLLRPIKPDDEPLMKEMFYSFSEKTVYLRYHGSLKSMPHNKLQVFCNVDYETEMALVAVVGPPGHEEIVGVGRYMTDAAKTSAEFAFVVQDNWQRQGLGTLLFNRLVEIARDAGIRKFGADVLAENSGMLKIFHRSGLVVHTSTEGGVVRVEMAVPGAGKDTRREGT is encoded by the coding sequence TGGAGGAAGTGGCGAGCGCGTCCCAGGCGGGGGCCAAGGCGGCCGCCGAATCGGCCAAGCTGGTCATCGCTCAGGTGAACAAGCACATGCCCCGAACCCTCGGCGACTGCTTTATCCACGCCGACCAGATCGACTTCCTGGTGGAATACGATGAACCGTTGCTGGAGTGGCCGGTCGCTCAATCCGATGACGTGACGGAAGAGATCGCCGACCACATCGCCCGGCTGATTCCGGACGGTGCGACGTTGCAACTGGGCATCGGGCGCATGCCGGATGCCGTGCTGGCTCACCTGACGGACAAGAACGATCTCGGCATTCACACGGAGATGTTCTCGGACGGGGTACTGAAGCTTATCCGGAGCGGCAACATCACGGGCAAGTACAAGACGATCCATCGGGGCAAAACGGTGGGCAGCTTCGCCGCGGGCAGCCGCGAGTTGTTCGAGTTTCTGAACAACAACCCGCAGATCGAGATGCACCCGTCGGACTACACCAACCATCCGTTCATCATCTCCCAGCACGACAACATGGTGGCCATCAATGCGGCGCTGGAAATCGATCTGACCGGACAGGTATGTGCCGACTCACTCGGACAGAAGCTCTACAGCGGCATGGGCGGCCACGCGGACTTCATGCGGGGCGCGGCCCTGGCCAAGAACGGCAAGCCGATCATCGCGATGCCGAGCACGGCCCGATCGGCGGAGGGTATCTGTTCACGAATCGTTCCGTGCCTGCACGAAGGCGCAGGCGTGGTGACCACTCGCGGCGATATTCACTACGTGGTCACGGAATACGGCGTGGCGTATCTGCACGGCAAGACCATGCGGGAGCGTGCGATGGCCCTGATCAACATCGCGCACCCGGACTTTCGGGCCGAGCTGCTGCACGCGGCGAAACGTCGCCGGCTGGTCTATCCGAACCAGATCATGCCGCCTGCCCGGCACGAGTACCCGGACCATCTGGAAAAGACGTACACGCTTCGCAATGGGCAGGAGGTTCTGCTTCGCCCGATCAAGCCCGACGACGAACCGCTGATGAAGGAGATGTTCTATTCGTTCAGCGAGAAGACCGTTTATCTTCGTTATCACGGTTCGCTCAAGTCGATGCCGCACAACAAGCTGCAGGTTTTCTGCAACGTAGACTATGAGACCGAAATGGCCCTTGTGGCGGTCGTCGGTCCGCCCGGACACGAAGAGATCGTCGGTGTCGGCCGCTACATGACGGACGCGGCCAAGACCAGCGCCGAATTCGCTTTTGTCGTTCAGGACAACTGGCAGCGACAGGGGCTTGGGACGCTCTTGTTTAATCGATTGGTGGAGATCGCTCGCGACGCGGGCATCCGCAAGTTCGGAGCCGACGTGCTGGCCGAGAACAGCGGCATGCTCAAGATCTTCCACCGCTCGGGGCTGGTGGTGCATACCTCAACCGAAGGTGGCGTAGTCCGCGTGGAAATGGCCGTGCCGGGGGCCGGGAAGGACACTCGAAGGGAAGGGACATAG